A genomic segment from Synchiropus splendidus isolate RoL2022-P1 chromosome 18, RoL_Sspl_1.0, whole genome shotgun sequence encodes:
- the LOC128749125 gene encoding interleukin-17 receptor E, which yields MKTAFLKMFFVVGLALVIFLSTLDPLQSTNPREKPKAPPLNFHLSVNGTSKSILVTVETEREVKIRWCYQHGICAGGRSLTLNPANATSTLLHLPHVLPCICVQVYYTNADAKRNSMCPFVNSPDAARDVLHSSDVAPFDSSLRWRALCPTNNLQISASLCWMHEAQLCTLVSNSTLKGTKIGSVITYDTSSVDKHPQMCLQLSLHQSQRNFCNFTADDSTWEASAEPSQRSVSVHLRSPSSAAFSAQLCVLRSGRCAARGAVVTVRLEGKDTLVVPLHAIADKPCVQVWRSDPALQGRRVLCPDYSPSKRSLFAVAALFAFTILVLLVTCCRSSAGCTADWFHIQKPVLLVCSSDQLPQISAVCALASVLEGELGATVHMTLWSKNSSSPSGSRAGVADLGPLPWLYGQWDAVQEADGSILIIWSPEAKQAYQKWKEVEKDKCGGEDEATDTAVIRPVFTAALSCLKGALQESKSQRVSIVYFEGLGHRRDIPKLFRSFPCFCIPQHFSGLLQELAGTRSHVSSRGRCWTRLLLKMLSLKLSRQLERRLKTQSPEIDVEETVAKTKTLGFSPVISYLSRTRVET from the exons ATGAAAACCGCGTTTTTGAAGATGTTTTTCGTTGTTGGACTCGCACTTGTGATATTTCTGTCTACATTAGATCCCCTTCAGTCCACCAACCCG AGGGAGAAACCGAAAG CTCCCCCGTTGAACTTCCACCTGTCAGTGAATGGCACATCCAAATCAATCTTGGTTACcgtggagacagagagagaggtgaaAATACGTTGGTGTTATCAACATGGAATTTGTGCCGGAGGGCGTTCTTTAACT TTGAATCCAGCGAACGCCACATCCACCCTGCTCCATCTGCCCCATGTGCTTCCCTGCATCTGTGTGCAG GTCTACTACACCAACGCTGATGCCAAGAGGAATTCCATGTGTCCTTTTGTCAACAGTCCTGATG CTGCCAGAGATGTTCTGCACTCCTCTGATGTTGCCCCCTTTGACTCGAGTTTACGGTGGAGGGCGCTGTGTCCTACTAACAATTTGCAGATCTCTGCCTCCCTCTGCTGGATGCATGAGGCACAACTCTGCACACTTGTGTCCAACTCAACCCTCAAGGGGACGAAAATCGGCTCAGTCATC ACGTACGACACCTCCTCCGTGGACAAACACCCTCAGATGTGTCTGCAG TTGTCTCTGCACCAGAGCCAGAGAAACTTCTGCAACTTCACTGCTG ACGACTCGACCTGGGAGGCTTCCGCCGAGCCCAGCCAGCGGAGTGTGTCTGTGCACCTCAGGTCGCCCTCCTCAGCAGCCTTCTCAGCGCAACTGTGCGTCCTCCGAAGCGGACGATGCGCAGCAAGAGGAGCGGTGGTCACAGTCCGGCTG GAAGGAAAGGACACTCTGGTGGTTCCTCTCCACGCTATAGCAGACAAGCCGTGTGTGCAG GTGTGGCGGTCCGACCCTGCACTCCAGGGGAGGCGGGTTCTGTGTCCGGACT ACTCACCCAGCAAACGTAGCCTCTTCGCAGTGGCAGCTCTTTTTGCCTTCACCATCCTAGTCCTTCTGGTGACTTGTTGCCGCTCTTCTGCCGGCTGCACCGCAG ATTGGTTCCACATCCAGAAGCCTGTGTTGCTGGTGTGTTCATCAGATCAGCTGCCGCAGATCTCCGCCGTGTGCGCTTTGGCCTCCGTCCTCGAGGGGGAGCTGGGAGCGACGGTACACATGACTCTGTGGAGCAAAAATTCCTCAAGCCCATCAGGAAGTAGAGCTGGAGTGGCCGACCTGGGCCCTCTTCCCTGGCTGTACGGCCAGTGGGATGCAGTCCAGGAAGCAGATGGAAGCATCCTGATCATCTGGAGTCCCGAGGCCAAACAGGCGTATCAGAAATggaaggaggtggagaaggacaagtgtggaggagaagatgaagctACTGACACCGCAGTCATCAGGCCGGTGTTCACCGCTGCACTCTCCTGCCTCAAGGGGGCGCTACAAGAGAGTAAATCTCAGCGAGTTTCCATTGTCTACTTTGAAGGTCTCGGGCACAGGAGGGACATCCCGAAACTATTCCGAAGTTTCCCATGCTTTTGCATACCGCAGCATTTCAGTGGTTTACTTCAGGAGCTTGCAGGGACAAGAAGCCACgtgagcagcagggggcgctgttggaCGAGACTCCTGC
- the brpf1 gene encoding peregrin, with protein MGLDFDVKTYCHNLRATKPPYECPVETCRKVYKSYSGIEYHLYHYDHDNPTPAPAVPQKKKKGRPPRVSLAGSGDTDDGGNGGAMGNEENTPGSPARSDVSQSPTRDTMTYAQAQRMVELEIQGRIHRINIFESIDVVSEEDSDVEEGPQSGGAGSGSGVCNGSDSVAGGGELGGSCKDRTDISSSNGGKSTPKSGKHKSKEKKKDGSSHYHSSQGPAVKLPEVVFRELDQDRPDAPPRPSSYYRYIDKSVEELDEEVEYDIDEEDYIWLDIMNDKRRRDGVTPIPQEVFEYLMDRLEKESYFESHNKADPNTLIDEDAVCCICNDGECQNSNVILFCDMCNLAVHQECYGVPYIPEGQWLCRRCLQSPSRAVDCALCPNKGGAFKQTDDSRWAHVVCALWIPEVCFANTVFLEPIDSIEHIPPARWKLTCYICKQRGSGACIQCHKANCYTAFHVTCAQQAGLYMKMEPVRETGANGTSFSVRKTAYCDIHTPPGSARPLAGVGGASMGSSNSEGELEEDDEPSICQDEDSKGWSSERSKRAKAKSRMKMKRARKILAERRAAAPVVSVPCIPPHKLSKITSNLTVPRKSQFMQRLHSYWTLKRQSRNGVPLLRRLQTHLQSQRHVDPLPATPTAQIPPRDSEEKQSALKEQLKAWQRLRHDLERARLLVELIRKREKLKRETIKVQQLTMEMHLTPLLVLLRSTLEQLQERDTNNFFTEPVPLAEVPDYLDHIDTPMDFQTMWNLLKSHRYLTFEAFEADFGLIVNNCLKYNAKDTVFYRAALRLREMGSVVLRAARRQAERIGFDYETGLHLPREPSPETRREQERDRERERERQVSSNEDELIMPENRRRLPLEEQLHCMQVCLDEVNAGKHSIGQSRRAKALRKEISVIKRKLANQREGGSGMGGSRESLGGLDRNSSLSHHQSSSAHHDEGGESSSQETGGKDMSVSSSALAPEVGRRTSVLFSKKNPKIAGPPKRPGRPPKNRDAAYAGARVSPSPIGPPQLPLMSPSRQRKRPRSPHTSSSSDSDSDNEDMLPGLPSNGFDGGNQPASFRVYRNDARLPRSSSDSESTTSSSSSAASDRTSTTPSKQSRGKTSFPRSAFQEDSSEETSGTENDSYSVGGSRGVTHLVRGRSRSGCWMTSDDYSSLEALDLVWAKCRGYPSYPALIIDPKMPREGVFHRGVPIPVPPLDVLKLGEQMTQEAREHLFLVLFFDNKRTWQWLPRSKLVPLGVNQELDNEKMLEGRKSNIRKSVQVAYHRAMQHRSKVQGDPSSETSDSD; from the exons ATGGGGCTGGACTTTGATGTTAAGACGTACTGTCACAATTTGAGGGCCACCAAGCCTCCGTACGAGTGCCCTGTGGAGACGTGTCGAAAGGTTTACAAGAGCTACAGTGGCATCGAGTACCACCTTTATCACTACGATCATGACAACCCCACTCCTGCACCGGCTGTGccccagaagaagaaaaaaggaagacCGCCTCGTGTATCTCTAGCTGGTTCAGGAGACACAGATGATGGCGGCAATGGCGGGGCGATGGGAAATGAGGAGAATACTCCTGGCAGTCCAGCGCGATCAGATGTCTCTCAATCTCCCACCAGAGACACAATGACTTATGCACAGGCACAACGCATGGTGGAGTTGGAGATTCAAGGCCGGATCCACCGCATCAACATCTTTGAGAGCATCGATGTGGTGTCAGAAGAGGACAGCGATGTGGAGGAGGGCCCTCAGTCTGGGGGTGCCGGCAGCGGCTCCGGGGTGTGCAACGGTAGTGACAGCGTTGCTGGTGGAGGCGAGCTTGGAGGAAGCTGCAAAGATCGGACTGATATTTCTTCTTCTAATGGTGGGAAATCCACGCCGAAGtcggggaaacacaagagcaaagaaaagaaaaaagatggtTCGTCACACTATCACAGCAGTCAGGGGCCTGCAGTCAAACTGCCGGAGGTGGTTTTCCGAGAGCTGGACCAAGACCGGCCCGATGCCCCTCCACGACCTTCGTCTTACTACAG GTACATTGATAAGTCTGTGGAGGAGCTTGACGAAGAGGTTGAGTATGACATTGATGAAGAAGACTACATCTGGCtggacatcatgaacgacaagCGGCGACGCGATGGTGTAACACCCATCCCTCAGGAGGTCTTTGAGTATCTCATGGATCGTTTGGAAAAGGAGTCCTACTTTGAGAGTCATAACAAG GCGGACCCCAACACCCTGATAGATGAAGATGCCGTGTGCTGCATCTGTAACGATGGCGAATGCCAAAACAGCAACGTCATCCTGTTCTGCGACATGTGCAACTTAGCAGTCCACCAGGAGTGCTATGGCGTCCCCTACATACCAGAGGGGCAGTGGCTGTGTCGCCGCTGCCTGCAGTCACCCAGTCGAGCCGTGGACTGTGCGCTGTGTCCGAACAAGGGAGGAGCTTTTAAACAGACGGATGATTCTCGCTGGGCCCATGTGGTGTGTGCACTCTGGATACCAGAG GTTTGTTTTGCGAACACGGTGTTCCTGGAGCCCATCGACAGCATCGAGCACATTCCCCCTGCACGCTGGAAACTCACCTGCTACATCTGCAAGCAGCGTGGCTCTGGTGCCTGCATCCAGTGCCACAAAGCCAACTGCTACACCGCCTTCCATGTCACCTGCGCCCAGCAGGCCGGCCTCTACATGAAGATGGAGCCGGTGAGAGAAACCGGGGCCAACGGAACCTCCTTCAGTGTCCGCAAGACGGCTTACTGCGACATCCACACACCGCCCGGTTCCGCCCGACCGCTGGCAGGAGTGGGTGGCGCCAGCATGGGTTCATCGAACAGcgagggagagctggaggaggacgatgagCCCAGTATTTGTCAGGATGAAGACTCCAAAGGCTGGAGCTCGGAACGTTCCAAGAGGGCCAAGGCCAAAtccaggatgaagatgaagagggcGAGGAAGATCCTAGCGGAGAGGAGAGCAGCCGCTCCTGTCGTATCTGTTCCCTGTATTCCACCCCACAA GCTTAGCAAAATCACCAGTAACCTGACGGTTCCCCGGAAGAGTCAGTTCATGCAGCGGCTACACAGCTACTGGACCCTGAAGAGGCAAAGTCGCAACGGTGTTCCTCTGCTGCGACGACTGCAAACACACCTACAGTCACAGCGACACGTTGACCCGCTGCCGGCGACTCCCACCGCCCAAATCCCTCCG CGAGACAGTGAGGAGAAACAGAGTGCTCtgaaggagcagctgaaggCGTGGCAGAGACTGAGACATGACCTGGAGCGGGCCCGGCTGCTGGTGGAGCTGATCCGCAagagggagaagctgaagagggagacg ATCAAAGTGCAGCAGTTAACGATGGAGATGCACCTGACGCCTCTCCTGGTGCTGCTGAGGAGCacgctggagcagctgcaggagcgagACACCAATAACTTTTTCACAGAGCCGGTGCCGTTGGCTGAG GTACCAGACTACCTGGACCACATCGACACACCTATGGACTTCCAGACCATGTGGAATCTGCTGAAATCCCACCGCTACCTCACGTTCGAGGCCTTCGAAGCCGATTTCGGCCTCATTGTCAACAACTGCCTCAAGTACAACGCCAAGGACACCGTCTTCTACCGGGCTGCGCTGCGCCTCAGAGAGATGGGCAGCGTGGTCCTGCGAGCCGCCAGACGCCAGGCCGAGCGGATCGGCTTCGACTACGAGACCGGCCTGCACCTCCCACGCGAGCCTAGCCCTGAAACCCGGCGCGAGCAGGAGAGGGaccgagagagggagagagaacgGCAGGTGTCTTCTAATGAGGACG AGCTGATCATGCCAGAAAACAGGCGCCGCCTccccctggaggagcagctgcactGCATGCAGGTGTGTCTGGACGAAGTCAATGCTGGGAAGCACAGCATCGGGCAGTCGCGCCGAGCAAAAGCTCTCAGGAAGGAGATCAGTGTCATCAAGAGGAAGCTGGCCAACCAGAGAGAAGGGGGCTCCGGCATGGGGGGTTCCAGGGAATCTCTGGGAGGTTTGGATCGGAACTCATCCCTCTCACATCACCAGTCCTCTTCAGCACACCACGATGAGGGAGGGGAGAGCAGCAGCCAGGAGACTGGGGGAAAAG ACATGAGTGTATCATCGTCTGCTCTGGCTCCAGAGGTGGGTCGACGCACGTCTGTCCTCTTCTCCAAAAAGAACCCAAAAATAGCTGGCCCACCCAAAAGACCCGGGCGTCCTCCCAAAAACCGCGACGCAGCCTACGCCGGAGCGAGAGTGAGCCCCAGTCCGATCGGCCCCCCACAGCTCCCGCTGATGTCGCCGTCCAGACAGCGGAAGAGACCCCGCAGCCCCCACACCAGCTCCAGCTCGGACAGCGACAGCGACAACGAAGACATGCTACCAG GGTTGCCTAGCAACGGTTTCGACGGGGGAAACCAGCCCGCAAGCTTTCGCGTCTACAGAAACGACGCTCGTCTTCCTCGTTCCAGCTCCGACTCCGAGTCgacaaccagcagcagcagcagcgctgcgTCCGACCGAACCAG cacAACACCATCCAAGCAGAGCCGAGGAAAGACGTCATTCCCTCGGTCTGCCTTTCAGGAGGACAGCAGCGAGGAAACGTCTGGAACTGAGAACGACTCCTACTCAGTCGGAGGCTCACGCGGAGTCACACATT TGGTCCGTGGTCGGTCCAGGTCAGGATGCTGGATGACCTCTGATGACTACTCATCACTGGAAGCCCTGGACCTGGTGTGGGCCAAGTGCAGAGGTTATCCATCGTATCCAGCCTTG ATCATTGACCCCAAAATGCCAAGGGAGGGAGTGTTCCACCGTGGGGTCCCCATCCCTGTACCCCCGTTAGATGTGCTGAAACTCGGGGAGCAGATGACCCAGGAGGCGAGAGAGCACCTGTTCCTGGTTCTGTTCTTCGACAACAAGAGAACTTG GCAATGGCTGCCACGCTCCAAGCTGGTGCCCCTCGGGGTGAACCAGGAGCTGGACAACGAGAAAATGCTGGAGGGCCGTAAATCCAACATCCGGAAGTCAGTTCAGGTGGCCTATCACAGAGCCATGCAGCACCGCAGCAAAGTCCAGGGAGACCCCAGCAGCGAGACCAGCGACAGCGACTGA